Proteins co-encoded in one Gossypium arboreum isolate Shixiya-1 chromosome 11, ASM2569848v2, whole genome shotgun sequence genomic window:
- the LOC108472449 gene encoding protein translation factor SUI1 homolog 2-like, with product MSDLDILIPTAFDPFADANAEDSGAGTKEYVHIRIQQRNGRKSLTTVQGLKKEFSYNKILKDLKKEFCCNGIVVQDLELGQVIQLQGDQRKNVSTFLVQAGIVKKDNIKIHGF from the exons ATGTCTGATCTTGACATCCTAATTCCTACTGCCTTTG ATCCGTTTGCTGATGCAAATGCTGAGGACTCTGGTGCTGGTACCAAGGAGTACGTGCACATTCGTATCCAACAACGGAATGGTAGGAAAAGCTTGACTACTGTCCAAGGGTTGAAGAAAGAATTCAGCTATAACAAAATTCTCAAGGACCTCAAGAAGGAGTTCTGTTGCAATGGCATTGTTGTCCAGGACCTTGAGTTAGGGCAG GTTATTCAACTTCAAGGTGATCAAAGGAAGAACGTCTCCACTTTTCTTGTTCAG GCTGGTATTGTGAAGAAGGACAACATCAAAATCCATGGTTTTTAA